In a genomic window of Gammaproteobacteria bacterium:
- a CDS encoding transposase has product MPRQPRYAMAGIPQYVIQRGNNRQVTFFADEDYSSYLDSLKNACVTHDCQVHAYVLMTNHVHLLMTPFRPDGIAKVMQSIGQ; this is encoded by the coding sequence ATGCCCCGCCAACCGCGCTATGCCATGGCTGGCATCCCCCAGTACGTCATCCAGCGTGGCAATAACCGTCAAGTTACCTTCTTTGCTGACGAGGACTACAGCAGTTACCTCGACTCGCTAAAAAACGCCTGCGTAACACACGACTGTCAGGTACACGCCTACGTGCTGATGACCAACCACGTGCATTTGTTAATGACACCGTTTCGCCCTGATGGAATTGCCAAGGTGATGCAGTCCATAGGACAGTGA